The Micropterus dolomieu isolate WLL.071019.BEF.003 ecotype Adirondacks linkage group LG20, ASM2129224v1, whole genome shotgun sequence genome has a segment encoding these proteins:
- the rs1a gene encoding retinoschisin 1a isoform X2, which translates to MVVREQLQEGLCQIRTALVFISIHAQEIGVSEAWTSRSCKCDCEGGESPTEFSSIGTGSSMVRGVDCMPECPYHKPLGFEAGSVNPDQITCSNQDQYTGWFSSWLPSKARLNGQGFGCAWLSKFQDSSQWLQIDLREVMVVSGILTQGRCDADEWITKYSVQYRTDENLNWIYYKDQTGNNRVFYGNSDRSSSVQNLLRPPIVARYIRILPLGWHTRIALRLELLLCMNKCI; encoded by the exons ATGGTGGTGCGTGAACAGCTGCAGGAAGGGCTTTGTCAGATAAGGACGGCATTAG TGTTCATCAGCATTCATGCTCAAGAG ATTGGAGTGTCTGAGGCGTGGACCAGCAGGTCTTGCAAATGTGATTGTGAAGGAGGAGAATCCCCGACTGAGTTTTCATCCATTGGGACTGGCTCTTCCATGGTGCGAGGAGTGGACTGCATGCCAG AGTGTCCGTACCACAAGCCTCTGGGCTTTGAGGCCGGATCAGTGAATCCAGACCAGATCACCTGTTCCAACCAGGACCAGTACACCGGCTGGTTCTCATCATGGCTCCCAAGCAAGGCCCGGCTTAATGGTCAGGGCTTTGG GTGTGCCTGGCTGTCTAAGTTCCAGGACAGCAGTCAGTGGCTGCAGATTGACCTGAGGGAGGTGATGGTGGTGTCAGGGATCCTCACTCAGGGTCGCTGTGACGCTGATGAGTGGATCACCAAGTACAGCGTTCAGTACCGTACAGATGAAAACCTCAACTGGATTTACTACAAAGACCAGACTGGAAACAACAGG GTGTTTTATGGAAACTCTGACCGCTCCTCGTCTGTGCAGAACCTCCTGCGGCCACCCATCGTGGCACGTTACATCCGCATCCTCCCCCTCGGATGGCACACACGCATTGCTCTGCGCCTGGAGCTGCTGCTCTGCATGAACAAATGCATCTGA
- the rs1a gene encoding retinoschisin 1a isoform X1, protein MALNMQRFLLALLLLGANVFISIHAQEIGVSEAWTSRSCKCDCEGGESPTEFSSIGTGSSMVRGVDCMPECPYHKPLGFEAGSVNPDQITCSNQDQYTGWFSSWLPSKARLNGQGFGCAWLSKFQDSSQWLQIDLREVMVVSGILTQGRCDADEWITKYSVQYRTDENLNWIYYKDQTGNNRVFYGNSDRSSSVQNLLRPPIVARYIRILPLGWHTRIALRLELLLCMNKCI, encoded by the exons ATGGCTCTCAACATGCAGCGTTTCCTGCTGGCCCTGCTTCTTCTGGGAGCTAACG TGTTCATCAGCATTCATGCTCAAGAG ATTGGAGTGTCTGAGGCGTGGACCAGCAGGTCTTGCAAATGTGATTGTGAAGGAGGAGAATCCCCGACTGAGTTTTCATCCATTGGGACTGGCTCTTCCATGGTGCGAGGAGTGGACTGCATGCCAG AGTGTCCGTACCACAAGCCTCTGGGCTTTGAGGCCGGATCAGTGAATCCAGACCAGATCACCTGTTCCAACCAGGACCAGTACACCGGCTGGTTCTCATCATGGCTCCCAAGCAAGGCCCGGCTTAATGGTCAGGGCTTTGG GTGTGCCTGGCTGTCTAAGTTCCAGGACAGCAGTCAGTGGCTGCAGATTGACCTGAGGGAGGTGATGGTGGTGTCAGGGATCCTCACTCAGGGTCGCTGTGACGCTGATGAGTGGATCACCAAGTACAGCGTTCAGTACCGTACAGATGAAAACCTCAACTGGATTTACTACAAAGACCAGACTGGAAACAACAGG GTGTTTTATGGAAACTCTGACCGCTCCTCGTCTGTGCAGAACCTCCTGCGGCCACCCATCGTGGCACGTTACATCCGCATCCTCCCCCTCGGATGGCACACACGCATTGCTCTGCGCCTGGAGCTGCTGCTCTGCATGAACAAATGCATCTGA